A genome region from Corvus hawaiiensis isolate bCorHaw1 chromosome 4, bCorHaw1.pri.cur, whole genome shotgun sequence includes the following:
- the LOC125325226 gene encoding protein mono-ADP-ribosyltransferase PARP12-like isoform X2, with protein MSDPAVFSFLTQTLCSHGGRLGLRELQEYVGLSAPQLQDTLSAAGPRRFLVVEGGTEVLAVTDVRVCVRKECHGCERLHLCKLHLMGRCHLRPRSCKYSHDIMNAENKKVLRNHDLSGLSENELQVLLLQNDAFFLPDACQFYNKKGGHCMQQNNCNKLHICRHFLYGTCKFPRCIMSHNILDDHALRVLETVGIDGKIASNFQTIYDNKHMEFNRQQKNGYVHNSRPRNDFRKKPAVTRIKEPKTTLPAVESMPHVPPSQGSRSTVSVQSQDKLPTRVEDKGEGPRSTVSVQSQDKLPTQAGDKGEGKKGNSSDKASKDNKKDNSDEICLFYVWKYCKNKDKCKSVHYHLPYKWEKYDGFFWHELSMMEEIERAYCDPKNSSMASRNINFQTMTCSSSLVRRLSTPSSVTKPTFVLTTQWIWYWKNNQDKWIEYGEQEEGNSVTPPSSAVIEDLYQANPDAVVRFQAGQHQYELNFKEMTQTNTAFKTQRQVCRRPKFVSSEDVQKIKTSIPNQTCPSHWDASALPDLGYKAVVMSNVTSEYNRIKQLFHQTMENYSILKIQRIQNPSLWKVFQWQKEKMKKENEGKEVQEKLLFHGTDVMSMKTICTQNFDWRICGNNGTNYGKGSYFARDASYSHAYCQATQQGYFMFVARVLVGDYIKGNTTYVRPPRKSADRLWFYDSCVDDESNPSVFVVFEKHQIYPEYVIEYKAEVISTCKEEGTRVCKEEGTSPYRAEGLRVRKEEGTSPYRAEGLRVRKEEGTSPYRAEGLRVRKEEGTSPYRAEGLRVRKEEGTSPYRAEGLRVCKEEGISPYRAEGLRVCKEEGTSPYRAEGLRVRKEEGTSPYRAEGLRVRKEEGTSPYRAEGLRVRKEEGISPYRAEGLRVRKEEGTSPYRAEGLRVYKAEGISECKEERRKCVIS; from the exons ATGAGCGACCCGGCCGTGTTCAGTTTCCTCACCCAGACGCTGTGCTCCCATGGCGGGCGGCTGGGGCTGCGGGAGCTGCAGGAGTACGTCGGGCTCTCGGCGCCGCAGCTGCAGGACACGCTGTCGGCGGCGGGCCCCCGGCGGTTCCTGGTGGTGGAGGGCGGCACGGAGGTCCTGGCTGTGACGGACGTGCGGGTCTGTGTCCGCAAGGAGTGCCACGGCTGCGAGCGGCTGCACCTCTGCAAGCTGCACCTCATGGGCAGGTGCCACCTGCGGCCCAG GTCTTGTAAGTACTCGCATGACATCATGAATGCTGAGAACAAAAAAGTTCTAAGAAATCACGATTTGTCTGGCCTCAGTGAGAATGAACTGCAAGTCCTGCTTCTCCAAAACGATGCATTCTTCCTCCCTGAT GCCTGCCAGTTTTACAACAAAAAAGGTGGTCACTGTATGCAGCAAAACAACTGCAACAAGCTTCATATTTGTCGACACTTTCTCTACGGGACATGTAAATTTCCTCGATGCATAATGTCCCATAACATCTTGGATGACCATGCATTGAGAGTATTGGAAACTGTAGGCATTGATGGGAAGATAGCTTCAAACTTCCAGACTATATATGATAACAAGCACATGGAGTTCAACAGGCAACAGAAGAATGGGTATG TACATAACTCCAGACCAAGGAatgattttaggaaaaaaccagCAGTTACAAGGATTAAAGAACCGAAGACAACTTTGCCAGCAGTGGAATCCATGCCGCATGTGCCACCTTCACAAG GCTCCAGAAGCACCGTATCTGTTCAGAGTCAAGACAAGTTGCCAACCCGAGTGGAAGATAAAGGTGAAG GTCCCAGAAGCACTGTATCTGTTCAGAGTCAAGACAAGTTGCCAACACAAGCGGGAGATAAAGGTGAAG GTAAAAAGGGAAATTCCTCTGATAAAGCTTCAAAGGACAACAAAAAAGACAACTCTGATGAGATCTGTTTGTTCTATGTCTGGAAGTACTGCAAAAACAAGG ATAAATGCAAATCTGTTCATTACCATTTGCCGTATAAATGGGAGAAATATGATGGGTTCTTCTGGCATGAACTTTCCATGATGGAGGAAATTGAAAGGGCCTATTGTGACCCAAAGAACAGCAG CATGGCAAGTAGGAACATTAATTTCCAGACAATGACCTGCTCTTCGTCTTTGGTTCGACGCCTCTCTACACCTTCGTCAGTCACAAAACCCACATTCGTACTGACCACACAGTGGATTTGGTACTGGAAGAATAACCAAGACAAGTGGATTGAATATGGAGAACAG gaagaagggaacagcGTGACCCCACCATCTTCTGCTGTAATCGAGGATTTATATCAAGCAAATCCAGATGCTGTTGTACGTTTCCAGGCTGGCCAGCATCAGTACGAACTCAATTTTAAAG aAATGACCCAGACAAACACTGCTTTTAAAACTCAAAGACAGGTCTGCAGGCGACCAAAATTTGTGTCTTCTGAAGATGTGCAGAAGATAAAGACAAG CATTCCAAATCAAACCTGTCCTAGCCACTGGGATGCATCTGCACTGCCTGACTTGGGATACaag GCAGTGGTGATGAGTAATGTGACCTCTGAATACAACCGAATAAAGCAGCTGTTTCATCAGACTATGGAAAACTACAGCATCCTTAAAATACAGAGGATTCAGAATCCATCCCTCTGGAAGGTCTTTCAGTG GCAAAAGgagaagatgaaaaaggaaaatgaaggaaaggaagTCCAGGAAAAACTCCTGTTCCATGGAACTGACGTCATGTCCATGAAAACGATCTGCACTCAGAACTTTGACTGGAGAATTTGTGGAAACAATGGAACTAACTATGGGAAAG GAAGTTACTTTGCTAGAGATGCTTCCTATTCCCATGCCTACTGTCAGGCTACGCAGCAGGGATACTTTATGTTCGTGGCTCGAGTTCTGGTTGGAGACTACATTAAAGGCAACACCACCTATGTCCGTCCCCCAAGGAAGTCTGCTGACAGGCTGTGGTTTTATGACAGCTGTGTGGATGATGAGTCAAATCCTTCTGTTTTTGTGGTCTTTGAAAAACACCAGATTTACCCAGAGTATGTAATAGAGTATAAAGCAGAGGTAATAAGCACTTGTAAAGAGGAGGGAACAAGAGTGTGTAAAGAGGAGGGAACAAGTCCATATAGAGCAGAGGGACTAAGAGTGCGTAAAGAGGAGGGAACAAGTCCGTATAGAGCAGAGGGACTAAGAGTGCGTAAAGAGGAGGGAACAAGTCCATATAGAGCAGAGGGACTAAGAGTGCGTAAAGAGGAGGGAACAAGTCCATATAGAGCAGAGGGACTAAGAGTGCGTAAAGAGGAGGGAACAAGTCCATATAGAGCAGAGGGACTAAGAGTGTGTAAAGAGGAGGGAATAAGTCCATATAGAGCAGAGGGACTAAGAGTGTGTAAAGAGGAGGGAACAAGTCCATATAGAGCAGAGGGACTAAGAGTGCGTAAAGAGGAGGGAACAAGTCCATATAGAGCAGAGGGACTAAGAGTGCGTAAAGAGGAGGGAACAAGTCCATATAGAGCAGAGGGACTAAGAGTGCGTAAAGAGGAGGGAATAAGTCCATATAGAGCAGAGGGACTAAGAGTGCGTAAAGAGGAGGGAACAAGTCCATATAGAGCAGAGGGACTAAGAG TGTATAAAGCAGAGGGAATAAGTGAGTGTaaagaggagagaagaaaatgtgttaTATCTTAG
- the LOC125325226 gene encoding protein mono-ADP-ribosyltransferase PARP12-like isoform X3: MSDPAVFSFLTQTLCSHGGRLGLRELQEYVGLSAPQLQDTLSAAGPRRFLVVEGGTEVLAVTDVRVCVRKECHGCERLHLCKLHLMGRCHLRPRSCKYSHDIMNAENKKVLRNHDLSGLSENELQVLLLQNDAFFLPDACQFYNKKGGHCMQQNNCNKLHICRHFLYGTCKFPRCIMSHNILDDHALRVLETVGIDGKIASNFQTIYDNKHMEFNRQQKNGYVHNSRPRNDFRKKPAVTRIKEPKTTLPAVESMPHVPPSQGSRSTVSVQSQDKLPTRVEDKGEGPRSTVSVQSQDKLPTQAGDKGEGKKGNSSDKASKDNKKDNSDEICLFYVWKYCKNKDKCKSVHYHLPYKWEKYDGFFWHELSMMEEIERAYCDPKNSSMASRNINFQTMTCSSSLVRRLSTPSSVTKPTFVLTTQWIWYWKNNQDKWIEYGEQEEGNSVTPPSSAVIEDLYQANPDAVVRFQAGQHQYELNFKEMTQTNTAFKTQRQVCRRPKFVSSEDVQKIKTSIPNQTCPSHWDASALPDLGYKAVVMSNVTSEYNRIKQLFHQTMENYSILKIQRIQNPSLWKVFQWQKEKMKKENEGKEVQEKLLFHGTDVMSMKTICTQNFDWRICGNNGTNYGKGSYFARDASYSHAYCQATQQGYFMFVARVLVGDYIKGNTTYVRPPRKSADRLWFYDSCVDDESNPSVFVVFEKHQIYPEYVIEYKAEVISTCKEEGTRVCKEEGTSPYRAEGLRVRKEEGTSPYRAEGLRVYKAEGISECKEERRKCVIS, from the exons ATGAGCGACCCGGCCGTGTTCAGTTTCCTCACCCAGACGCTGTGCTCCCATGGCGGGCGGCTGGGGCTGCGGGAGCTGCAGGAGTACGTCGGGCTCTCGGCGCCGCAGCTGCAGGACACGCTGTCGGCGGCGGGCCCCCGGCGGTTCCTGGTGGTGGAGGGCGGCACGGAGGTCCTGGCTGTGACGGACGTGCGGGTCTGTGTCCGCAAGGAGTGCCACGGCTGCGAGCGGCTGCACCTCTGCAAGCTGCACCTCATGGGCAGGTGCCACCTGCGGCCCAG GTCTTGTAAGTACTCGCATGACATCATGAATGCTGAGAACAAAAAAGTTCTAAGAAATCACGATTTGTCTGGCCTCAGTGAGAATGAACTGCAAGTCCTGCTTCTCCAAAACGATGCATTCTTCCTCCCTGAT GCCTGCCAGTTTTACAACAAAAAAGGTGGTCACTGTATGCAGCAAAACAACTGCAACAAGCTTCATATTTGTCGACACTTTCTCTACGGGACATGTAAATTTCCTCGATGCATAATGTCCCATAACATCTTGGATGACCATGCATTGAGAGTATTGGAAACTGTAGGCATTGATGGGAAGATAGCTTCAAACTTCCAGACTATATATGATAACAAGCACATGGAGTTCAACAGGCAACAGAAGAATGGGTATG TACATAACTCCAGACCAAGGAatgattttaggaaaaaaccagCAGTTACAAGGATTAAAGAACCGAAGACAACTTTGCCAGCAGTGGAATCCATGCCGCATGTGCCACCTTCACAAG GCTCCAGAAGCACCGTATCTGTTCAGAGTCAAGACAAGTTGCCAACCCGAGTGGAAGATAAAGGTGAAG GTCCCAGAAGCACTGTATCTGTTCAGAGTCAAGACAAGTTGCCAACACAAGCGGGAGATAAAGGTGAAG GTAAAAAGGGAAATTCCTCTGATAAAGCTTCAAAGGACAACAAAAAAGACAACTCTGATGAGATCTGTTTGTTCTATGTCTGGAAGTACTGCAAAAACAAGG ATAAATGCAAATCTGTTCATTACCATTTGCCGTATAAATGGGAGAAATATGATGGGTTCTTCTGGCATGAACTTTCCATGATGGAGGAAATTGAAAGGGCCTATTGTGACCCAAAGAACAGCAG CATGGCAAGTAGGAACATTAATTTCCAGACAATGACCTGCTCTTCGTCTTTGGTTCGACGCCTCTCTACACCTTCGTCAGTCACAAAACCCACATTCGTACTGACCACACAGTGGATTTGGTACTGGAAGAATAACCAAGACAAGTGGATTGAATATGGAGAACAG gaagaagggaacagcGTGACCCCACCATCTTCTGCTGTAATCGAGGATTTATATCAAGCAAATCCAGATGCTGTTGTACGTTTCCAGGCTGGCCAGCATCAGTACGAACTCAATTTTAAAG aAATGACCCAGACAAACACTGCTTTTAAAACTCAAAGACAGGTCTGCAGGCGACCAAAATTTGTGTCTTCTGAAGATGTGCAGAAGATAAAGACAAG CATTCCAAATCAAACCTGTCCTAGCCACTGGGATGCATCTGCACTGCCTGACTTGGGATACaag GCAGTGGTGATGAGTAATGTGACCTCTGAATACAACCGAATAAAGCAGCTGTTTCATCAGACTATGGAAAACTACAGCATCCTTAAAATACAGAGGATTCAGAATCCATCCCTCTGGAAGGTCTTTCAGTG GCAAAAGgagaagatgaaaaaggaaaatgaaggaaaggaagTCCAGGAAAAACTCCTGTTCCATGGAACTGACGTCATGTCCATGAAAACGATCTGCACTCAGAACTTTGACTGGAGAATTTGTGGAAACAATGGAACTAACTATGGGAAAG GAAGTTACTTTGCTAGAGATGCTTCCTATTCCCATGCCTACTGTCAGGCTACGCAGCAGGGATACTTTATGTTCGTGGCTCGAGTTCTGGTTGGAGACTACATTAAAGGCAACACCACCTATGTCCGTCCCCCAAGGAAGTCTGCTGACAGGCTGTGGTTTTATGACAGCTGTGTGGATGATGAGTCAAATCCTTCTGTTTTTGTGGTCTTTGAAAAACACCAGATTTACCCAGAGTATGTAATAGAGTATAAAGCAGAGGTAATAAGCACTTGTAAAGAGGAGGGAACAAGAGTGTGTAAAGAGGAGGGAACAAGTCCATATAGAGCAGAGGGACTAAGAGTGCGTAAAGAGGAGGGAACAAGTCCGTATAGAGCAGAGGGACTAAGAG TGTATAAAGCAGAGGGAATAAGTGAGTGTaaagaggagagaagaaaatgtgttaTATCTTAG
- the LOC125325226 gene encoding protein mono-ADP-ribosyltransferase PARP12-like isoform X1 — translation MSDPAVFSFLTQTLCSHGGRLGLRELQEYVGLSAPQLQDTLSAAGPRRFLVVEGGTEVLAVTDVRVCVRKECHGCERLHLCKLHLMGRCHLRPRSCKYSHDIMNAENKKVLRNHDLSGLSENELQVLLLQNDAFFLPDACQFYNKKGGHCMQQNNCNKLHICRHFLYGTCKFPRCIMSHNILDDHALRVLETVGIDGKIASNFQTIYDNKHMEFNRQQKNGYVHNSRPRNDFRKKPAVTRIKEPKTTLPAVESMPHVPPSQGSRSTVSVQSQDKLPTRVEDKGEGPRSTVSVQSQDKLPTQAGDKGEGKKGNSSDKASKDNKKDNSDEICLFYVWKYCKNKDKCKSVHYHLPYKWEKYDGFFWHELSMMEEIERAYCDPKNSSMASRNINFQTMTCSSSLVRRLSTPSSVTKPTFVLTTQWIWYWKNNQDKWIEYGEQEEGNSVTPPSSAVIEDLYQANPDAVVRFQAGQHQYELNFKEMTQTNTAFKTQRQVCRRPKFVSSEDVQKIKTSIPNQTCPSHWDASALPDLGYKAVVMSNVTSEYNRIKQLFHQTMENYSILKIQRIQNPSLWKVFQWQKEKMKKENEGKEVQEKLLFHGTDVMSMKTICTQNFDWRICGNNGTNYGKGSYFARDASYSHAYCQATQQGYFMFVARVLVGDYIKGNTTYVRPPRKSADRLWFYDSCVDDESNPSVFVVFEKHQIYPEYVIEYKAEVISTCKEEGTRVCKEEGTSPYRAEGLRVRKEEGTSPYRAEGLRVRKEEGTSPYRAEGLRVRKEEGTSPYRAEGLRVRKEEGTSPYRAEGLRVCKEEGISPYRAEGLRVCKEEGTSPYRAEGLRVRKEEGTSPYRAEGLRVRKEEGTSPYRAEGLRVRKEEGISPYRAEGLRVRKEEGTSPYRAEGLRVCKEEGISPYRAEGLRVCKEEGTRLYKAEGISECKEERRKCVIS, via the exons ATGAGCGACCCGGCCGTGTTCAGTTTCCTCACCCAGACGCTGTGCTCCCATGGCGGGCGGCTGGGGCTGCGGGAGCTGCAGGAGTACGTCGGGCTCTCGGCGCCGCAGCTGCAGGACACGCTGTCGGCGGCGGGCCCCCGGCGGTTCCTGGTGGTGGAGGGCGGCACGGAGGTCCTGGCTGTGACGGACGTGCGGGTCTGTGTCCGCAAGGAGTGCCACGGCTGCGAGCGGCTGCACCTCTGCAAGCTGCACCTCATGGGCAGGTGCCACCTGCGGCCCAG GTCTTGTAAGTACTCGCATGACATCATGAATGCTGAGAACAAAAAAGTTCTAAGAAATCACGATTTGTCTGGCCTCAGTGAGAATGAACTGCAAGTCCTGCTTCTCCAAAACGATGCATTCTTCCTCCCTGAT GCCTGCCAGTTTTACAACAAAAAAGGTGGTCACTGTATGCAGCAAAACAACTGCAACAAGCTTCATATTTGTCGACACTTTCTCTACGGGACATGTAAATTTCCTCGATGCATAATGTCCCATAACATCTTGGATGACCATGCATTGAGAGTATTGGAAACTGTAGGCATTGATGGGAAGATAGCTTCAAACTTCCAGACTATATATGATAACAAGCACATGGAGTTCAACAGGCAACAGAAGAATGGGTATG TACATAACTCCAGACCAAGGAatgattttaggaaaaaaccagCAGTTACAAGGATTAAAGAACCGAAGACAACTTTGCCAGCAGTGGAATCCATGCCGCATGTGCCACCTTCACAAG GCTCCAGAAGCACCGTATCTGTTCAGAGTCAAGACAAGTTGCCAACCCGAGTGGAAGATAAAGGTGAAG GTCCCAGAAGCACTGTATCTGTTCAGAGTCAAGACAAGTTGCCAACACAAGCGGGAGATAAAGGTGAAG GTAAAAAGGGAAATTCCTCTGATAAAGCTTCAAAGGACAACAAAAAAGACAACTCTGATGAGATCTGTTTGTTCTATGTCTGGAAGTACTGCAAAAACAAGG ATAAATGCAAATCTGTTCATTACCATTTGCCGTATAAATGGGAGAAATATGATGGGTTCTTCTGGCATGAACTTTCCATGATGGAGGAAATTGAAAGGGCCTATTGTGACCCAAAGAACAGCAG CATGGCAAGTAGGAACATTAATTTCCAGACAATGACCTGCTCTTCGTCTTTGGTTCGACGCCTCTCTACACCTTCGTCAGTCACAAAACCCACATTCGTACTGACCACACAGTGGATTTGGTACTGGAAGAATAACCAAGACAAGTGGATTGAATATGGAGAACAG gaagaagggaacagcGTGACCCCACCATCTTCTGCTGTAATCGAGGATTTATATCAAGCAAATCCAGATGCTGTTGTACGTTTCCAGGCTGGCCAGCATCAGTACGAACTCAATTTTAAAG aAATGACCCAGACAAACACTGCTTTTAAAACTCAAAGACAGGTCTGCAGGCGACCAAAATTTGTGTCTTCTGAAGATGTGCAGAAGATAAAGACAAG CATTCCAAATCAAACCTGTCCTAGCCACTGGGATGCATCTGCACTGCCTGACTTGGGATACaag GCAGTGGTGATGAGTAATGTGACCTCTGAATACAACCGAATAAAGCAGCTGTTTCATCAGACTATGGAAAACTACAGCATCCTTAAAATACAGAGGATTCAGAATCCATCCCTCTGGAAGGTCTTTCAGTG GCAAAAGgagaagatgaaaaaggaaaatgaaggaaaggaagTCCAGGAAAAACTCCTGTTCCATGGAACTGACGTCATGTCCATGAAAACGATCTGCACTCAGAACTTTGACTGGAGAATTTGTGGAAACAATGGAACTAACTATGGGAAAG GAAGTTACTTTGCTAGAGATGCTTCCTATTCCCATGCCTACTGTCAGGCTACGCAGCAGGGATACTTTATGTTCGTGGCTCGAGTTCTGGTTGGAGACTACATTAAAGGCAACACCACCTATGTCCGTCCCCCAAGGAAGTCTGCTGACAGGCTGTGGTTTTATGACAGCTGTGTGGATGATGAGTCAAATCCTTCTGTTTTTGTGGTCTTTGAAAAACACCAGATTTACCCAGAGTATGTAATAGAGTATAAAGCAGAGGTAATAAGCACTTGTAAAGAGGAGGGAACAAGAGTGTGTAAAGAGGAGGGAACAAGTCCATATAGAGCAGAGGGACTAAGAGTGCGTAAAGAGGAGGGAACAAGTCCGTATAGAGCAGAGGGACTAAGAGTGCGTAAAGAGGAGGGAACAAGTCCATATAGAGCAGAGGGACTAAGAGTGCGTAAAGAGGAGGGAACAAGTCCATATAGAGCAGAGGGACTAAGAGTGCGTAAAGAGGAGGGAACAAGTCCATATAGAGCAGAGGGACTAAGAGTGTGTAAAGAGGAGGGAATAAGTCCATATAGAGCAGAGGGACTAAGAGTGTGTAAAGAGGAGGGAACAAGTCCATATAGAGCAGAGGGACTAAGAGTGCGTAAAGAGGAGGGAACAAGTCCATATAGAGCAGAGGGACTAAGAGTGCGTAAAGAGGAGGGAACAAGTCCATATAGAGCAGAGGGACTAAGAGTGCGTAAAGAGGAGGGAATAAGTCCATATAGAGCAGAGGGACTAAGAGTGCGTAAAGAGGAGGGAACAAGTCCATATAGAGCAGAGGGACTAAGAGTGTGTAAAGAGGAGGGAATAAGTCCATATAGAGCAGAGGGACTAAGAGTGTGTAAAGAGGAGGGAACAAGACTGTATAAAGCAGAGGGAATAAGTGAGTGTaaagaggagagaagaaaatgtgttaTATCTTAG
- the LOC125325226 gene encoding zinc finger CCCH-type antiviral protein 1-like isoform X7, with product MSDPAVFSFLTQTLCSHGGRLGLRELQEYVGLSAPQLQDTLSAAGPRRFLVVEGGTEVLAVTDVRVCVRKECHGCERLHLCKLHLMGRCHLRPRSCKYSHDIMNAENKKVLRNHDLSGLSENELQVLLLQNDAFFLPDACQFYNKKGGHCMQQNNCNKLHICRHFLYGTCKFPRCIMSHNILDDHALRVLETVGIDGKIASNFQTIYDNKHMEFNRQQKNGYVHNSRPRNDFRKKPAVTRIKEPKTTLPAVESMPHVPPSQGSRSTVSVQSQDKLPTRVEDKGEGPRSTVSVQSQDKLPTQAGDKGEGKKGNSSDKASKDNKKDNSDEICLFYVWKYCKNKDKCKSVHYHLPYKWEKYDGFFWHELSMMEEIERAYCDPKNSSMASRNINFQTMTCSSSLVRRLSTPSSVTKPTFVLTTQWIWYWKNNQDKWIEYGEQEEGNSVTPPSSAVIEDLYQANPDAVVRFQAGQHQYELNFKGSGDE from the exons ATGAGCGACCCGGCCGTGTTCAGTTTCCTCACCCAGACGCTGTGCTCCCATGGCGGGCGGCTGGGGCTGCGGGAGCTGCAGGAGTACGTCGGGCTCTCGGCGCCGCAGCTGCAGGACACGCTGTCGGCGGCGGGCCCCCGGCGGTTCCTGGTGGTGGAGGGCGGCACGGAGGTCCTGGCTGTGACGGACGTGCGGGTCTGTGTCCGCAAGGAGTGCCACGGCTGCGAGCGGCTGCACCTCTGCAAGCTGCACCTCATGGGCAGGTGCCACCTGCGGCCCAG GTCTTGTAAGTACTCGCATGACATCATGAATGCTGAGAACAAAAAAGTTCTAAGAAATCACGATTTGTCTGGCCTCAGTGAGAATGAACTGCAAGTCCTGCTTCTCCAAAACGATGCATTCTTCCTCCCTGAT GCCTGCCAGTTTTACAACAAAAAAGGTGGTCACTGTATGCAGCAAAACAACTGCAACAAGCTTCATATTTGTCGACACTTTCTCTACGGGACATGTAAATTTCCTCGATGCATAATGTCCCATAACATCTTGGATGACCATGCATTGAGAGTATTGGAAACTGTAGGCATTGATGGGAAGATAGCTTCAAACTTCCAGACTATATATGATAACAAGCACATGGAGTTCAACAGGCAACAGAAGAATGGGTATG TACATAACTCCAGACCAAGGAatgattttaggaaaaaaccagCAGTTACAAGGATTAAAGAACCGAAGACAACTTTGCCAGCAGTGGAATCCATGCCGCATGTGCCACCTTCACAAG GCTCCAGAAGCACCGTATCTGTTCAGAGTCAAGACAAGTTGCCAACCCGAGTGGAAGATAAAGGTGAAG GTCCCAGAAGCACTGTATCTGTTCAGAGTCAAGACAAGTTGCCAACACAAGCGGGAGATAAAGGTGAAG GTAAAAAGGGAAATTCCTCTGATAAAGCTTCAAAGGACAACAAAAAAGACAACTCTGATGAGATCTGTTTGTTCTATGTCTGGAAGTACTGCAAAAACAAGG ATAAATGCAAATCTGTTCATTACCATTTGCCGTATAAATGGGAGAAATATGATGGGTTCTTCTGGCATGAACTTTCCATGATGGAGGAAATTGAAAGGGCCTATTGTGACCCAAAGAACAGCAG CATGGCAAGTAGGAACATTAATTTCCAGACAATGACCTGCTCTTCGTCTTTGGTTCGACGCCTCTCTACACCTTCGTCAGTCACAAAACCCACATTCGTACTGACCACACAGTGGATTTGGTACTGGAAGAATAACCAAGACAAGTGGATTGAATATGGAGAACAG gaagaagggaacagcGTGACCCCACCATCTTCTGCTGTAATCGAGGATTTATATCAAGCAAATCCAGATGCTGTTGTACGTTTCCAGGCTGGCCAGCATCAGTACGAACTCAATTTTAAAG GCAGTGGTGATGAGTAA